A stretch of DNA from Candidatus Pantoea bituminis:
ATTGCGGCGGCCAGTCTACATAACTCGTCGTGAAAACTTTCAGTTATTTTCATCAAAAAGTGTGAACCGGCTCAAATTAGAAGTTTTGACGAACAGGAAAGCCCTCACCTATCAAGATGATGACTTTACAGGTTTTTAGGCAATAAAAGTTCGTCAGCTATTGCTGGTCAGATTCTGATAAATCGTCTTGTGCCTGGCCGAGTTGCGCCAGTTCCAACAATGCGTATCGGTGTTCAACAAAGTTATTTACATTGTTGGCCACCGCCAGTTTGAACAACGCTTTCGCGTCGTCCTTCT
This window harbors:
- the yrbN gene encoding protein YrbN, with amino-acid sequence MKITESFHDELCRLAAAI